The Streptomyces sp. NBC_01197 genome window below encodes:
- a CDS encoding LacI family DNA-binding transcriptional regulator has product MRDVAEHAGVSVRTVSNVVSGYTHVSPEMRARVQHSLDALGYKMDYLARGLRSGRTGFVALAVPFLAEPYFAELAQAVIRAAARRGITVLVESTEGDSETERRILAGGLTNVADGVLFSALTVPATDVAATTAPDFPLVMLGEHDVGARFPRVGIDNVAAARTAVEHLVEQGCRRIVALGRNGSENGRQRVEGYRQALSAAGVRRVNWLVEPVKDWNRAQGYEAVRQLLEGSGPLPDAIFAFNDALAVGALHALNASGVRVPDDVALASIDNVPESAYTHPPLTSVAPDLDVIAERALTLLDEQINRQPDGENTGRGSGGAPAQRESTPFRLVVRESSQRRTAI; this is encoded by the coding sequence ATGCGGGATGTGGCCGAGCATGCCGGTGTATCGGTGCGGACCGTCTCCAACGTGGTCAGCGGCTACACGCACGTCAGCCCCGAGATGCGCGCCCGGGTGCAGCACTCGCTGGACGCGCTGGGCTACAAGATGGACTACCTGGCCCGCGGCCTGCGTTCAGGCCGCACCGGGTTCGTCGCACTGGCCGTGCCCTTCCTCGCCGAGCCCTACTTCGCCGAGCTGGCCCAGGCCGTCATCCGCGCCGCCGCCCGGCGGGGCATCACGGTGCTGGTCGAGTCGACGGAGGGCGACAGCGAGACCGAACGGCGCATCCTCGCGGGCGGCCTGACCAATGTGGCCGACGGTGTCCTGTTCAGCGCCCTGACCGTGCCGGCCACCGACGTCGCGGCCACCACAGCTCCGGACTTTCCGCTGGTCATGCTCGGTGAGCACGATGTCGGGGCACGCTTCCCGCGAGTCGGGATCGACAACGTGGCCGCCGCCCGCACCGCCGTGGAGCACCTGGTCGAGCAAGGCTGCCGCCGTATCGTCGCGCTCGGCCGGAACGGCAGCGAGAACGGCCGCCAGCGCGTCGAGGGTTACCGGCAGGCCCTGTCGGCAGCGGGGGTGCGGCGGGTGAACTGGCTGGTCGAGCCGGTTAAGGACTGGAACAGGGCCCAGGGTTACGAAGCCGTGCGGCAGCTCCTTGAAGGCAGTGGCCCCCTGCCGGACGCGATCTTCGCCTTCAACGACGCGCTGGCCGTCGGCGCCCTGCACGCGCTGAACGCCTCCGGCGTCCGGGTGCCCGACGACGTCGCCCTGGCGAGCATCGACAACGTCCCGGAGTCGGCGTACACCCACCCGCCGCTCACCTCGGTCGCGCCCGACCTGGACGTGATCGCGGAGCGCGCCCTCACCCTGCTCGACGAGCAGATCAACCGGCAGCCGGACGGCGAGAACACCGGTCGGGGATCAGGTGGTGCGCCGGCCCAGCGGGAGTCGACGCCCTTCCGGCTGGTCGTCCGCGAGTCCTCGCAGCGCCGGACCGCCATCTGA
- a CDS encoding carbohydrate ABC transporter permease — protein sequence MSSLTQPRPVSTAGSSAAPTVNGAKLFNRLCAVCLTLFALIWLVPFAWALITSLRPDGSITAKPTSPFAGGWSLHAYSYAWDTYPIGSWYLNSLVIGVLAVVFTVAFCSMAGFALAFLRFPGRNVVLALVTAGLMLPTEALILPQFIEYRSLHLLGTYWALVLPSVAAPVSVFIFQAFFKGIPVPLIEAARIDGASWWRVYWTICMPICRPAISTVSILTFINSWNAFLWPLLVLNQTKSQTIPVGLASLVNNSNIQYAEVMASSVLGFLPLIAVFLVFQRRIAQGVATTGIK from the coding sequence TTGAGCAGCCTCACCCAGCCACGGCCGGTCAGTACGGCGGGCTCGTCCGCGGCGCCCACCGTCAACGGCGCGAAGCTCTTCAACCGGCTCTGCGCCGTCTGTCTCACCCTGTTCGCGCTGATCTGGCTCGTCCCGTTCGCGTGGGCGCTCATTACCTCGCTCCGGCCGGACGGCTCGATCACCGCGAAACCGACGTCGCCCTTCGCCGGTGGCTGGTCCCTGCACGCGTACTCGTACGCCTGGGACACCTATCCGATCGGCTCCTGGTACCTGAACAGCCTGGTCATCGGGGTCCTCGCGGTGGTCTTCACCGTGGCCTTCTGCTCGATGGCGGGCTTCGCCCTGGCCTTCCTCCGCTTTCCCGGCCGCAACGTCGTCCTGGCGCTGGTCACCGCAGGTCTGATGCTGCCGACCGAGGCACTGATCCTGCCGCAGTTCATCGAGTACCGGTCGCTGCATCTGCTCGGCACCTACTGGGCGCTGGTCCTGCCGTCGGTGGCCGCGCCGGTGTCGGTCTTCATCTTCCAGGCGTTCTTCAAGGGCATCCCGGTCCCGCTGATCGAGGCCGCGCGCATCGACGGGGCGAGCTGGTGGCGGGTCTACTGGACGATCTGTATGCCGATCTGCCGCCCGGCGATCTCGACGGTGTCGATCCTGACGTTCATCAACTCGTGGAACGCCTTCCTGTGGCCGCTGCTGGTGCTGAACCAGACCAAGTCGCAGACGATCCCGGTGGGCCTGGCGTCCCTGGTGAACAACAGCAACATCCAGTACGCGGAGGTCATGGCGTCATCGGTGCTCGGATTCCTGCCGCTGATCGCGGTGTTCCTGGTCTTCCAGCGGCGGATCGCGCAGGGCGTGGCGACCACCGGGATCAAGTGA
- a CDS encoding aldo/keto reductase: MRYTLFGRTGLRVSELSLGAMTIGDDWGWGATEDTSGRLLDSYAEAGGNFIDTANNYTEGSSERILGKLLEGRRDRFVLATKYTCAIDPADVNSAGNHRKNLVQSVEASLGRLRTDRVDVLWVHARDNFTPVDEVMRALDDLVRSGKVQYIGVSDWPAWEIAQANTLAELRGWTSFAGSQLRYNLLERTPERELLPQARAFDLAVLAWAPLAAGKLTGKYRWGGTGRLDGADPDDRDQNEDAVITAVIEVAEQGGWTPAQVALAWLRSRPGNIIPIIAATEERQLADNLASVDVRLDDGALARLNEASAVPLGFPHDFLREPGITRNVYGDRWAEIDDRRSTRRRTTGEVL; encoded by the coding sequence GTGCGTTACACACTGTTCGGCAGGACAGGCCTGCGCGTCAGCGAGCTCAGCCTGGGCGCCATGACCATCGGCGACGACTGGGGCTGGGGCGCGACCGAGGACACGAGCGGACGCCTCCTCGACTCCTACGCCGAAGCGGGCGGCAACTTCATCGACACCGCCAACAATTACACCGAGGGCAGCTCGGAGCGCATTCTCGGGAAGCTGCTGGAAGGGCGCAGGGACCGGTTCGTCCTGGCGACCAAGTACACCTGCGCGATCGACCCCGCCGACGTCAACTCGGCGGGCAACCACCGCAAGAACCTCGTGCAGTCGGTGGAGGCCAGCCTGGGCCGGCTGCGTACCGACCGGGTCGACGTCCTGTGGGTGCACGCCCGCGACAACTTCACCCCGGTCGATGAGGTGATGCGAGCCCTGGACGATCTGGTCAGGTCCGGAAAGGTGCAGTACATCGGGGTGTCCGACTGGCCCGCGTGGGAGATCGCGCAGGCGAACACCCTGGCCGAGCTGCGCGGCTGGACCTCCTTCGCGGGCTCTCAGCTGCGCTACAACCTGCTTGAGCGCACGCCGGAGCGCGAACTCCTGCCGCAGGCCCGCGCGTTCGACCTGGCCGTGCTGGCGTGGGCGCCGCTGGCGGCGGGCAAGCTCACCGGCAAGTACCGCTGGGGCGGGACCGGCCGCCTGGACGGCGCCGACCCGGACGACCGGGACCAGAATGAGGACGCGGTGATCACCGCGGTCATCGAAGTGGCCGAACAGGGCGGCTGGACCCCGGCCCAGGTGGCTCTGGCCTGGCTGCGCAGCCGCCCCGGCAACATCATCCCCATCATCGCCGCCACCGAGGAGCGCCAGCTCGCGGACAACCTGGCCTCGGTCGACGTCCGGCTGGACGACGGAGCCCTGGCCCGTCTGAACGAGGCGAGCGCCGTCCCGCTCGGCTTCCCGCACGACTTCCTGCGGGAGCCGGGCATCACCCGGAACGTGTACGGGGACCGCTGGGCGGAGATCGACGACCGCCGCTCGACCCGTCGGCGCACCACGGGGGAAGTCCTCTGA
- a CDS encoding Dps family protein, whose amino-acid sequence MTATVKSTLPDTARETTGKALQGALVDLLGLSLLAKQVHWNVVGPRFRSIHLQLDEVVTTARDYADTVAERSSAIGVPPDGRIAALAKTSELPEPATGWISDDDVVELMVNALGGAITRLRGAIAATDEPDPVSQDLLIGLTAELEKQRWMFQAENV is encoded by the coding sequence ATGACTGCCACCGTGAAGAGCACCCTGCCCGACACGGCACGCGAGACCACCGGGAAGGCTCTCCAGGGCGCCTTGGTCGACCTGCTCGGCCTCTCCCTCCTCGCGAAGCAGGTGCACTGGAATGTGGTGGGGCCGCGCTTCCGCTCCATCCACCTCCAGCTCGACGAGGTGGTCACCACGGCACGTGACTACGCGGACACGGTCGCCGAGCGGTCCTCCGCCATCGGCGTACCGCCCGACGGCCGTATCGCCGCTCTGGCCAAGACCAGTGAGCTGCCGGAGCCTGCCACCGGCTGGATCTCCGACGACGACGTCGTGGAGCTCATGGTGAACGCGCTTGGTGGTGCGATCACCCGGCTGCGCGGCGCGATCGCGGCCACCGACGAGCCGGACCCGGTCTCCCAGGACCTGCTCATCGGGCTGACCGCCGAGCTGGAGAAGCAGCGCTGGATGTTCCAGGCGGAGAACGTCTGA
- a CDS encoding SpoIIE family protein phosphatase: MEVRAIADHRPAPGGPVCADAPDAPDVPPVLPPEGVEYLEALFGGTPVGICVLDTELRYLYVNPALEEMNGIPAAQHLGRTVEDILPELNVPTDLLRGALADGRAREVTSNGRTPSSDHPGLRFWQGACHRVEQGGEVRGLVLIMLEVLTPRRRHVEYERVSRHLTMLDTAANLIGTTLDMDTTCGELADFVVPELADVATVEVFTPEIGQSVRPPPAGVVRLRRAGMTAVPGLAEAVRQFGEPGQYADYQEGGAIPRCLETNQPVLENITTDAQLTASAPTPERVAVYRALGFHSVCIVPLTSRGRPLGCLALVRAGDSPSFTEQDVVVAKELAVRAAVDLDHARRYTREHGIALELQRALLSEPREPHPHIEVATRYLPVGQGAEVGGDWFDVVPLSGDRHLKVMGDVMGHGVDAAVAMSHYRSMVRLLAQDDLPPHIILERLDLMVEKAGIDRAATCLLAVVDRFRGECQVASAGHLPPVFIDRGAGAVIADIRVGPPLGTGLGGYETISLPCGPGTVLFMYTDGLVERRDEDIDVSVGRLASLRLPVGGTLEGLLDEVLDRFGRDATDDIAVLASRIRSGQPQV; this comes from the coding sequence ATGGAGGTCAGGGCGATCGCCGATCACCGTCCCGCCCCAGGAGGTCCCGTGTGCGCCGATGCGCCGGATGCGCCGGATGTTCCGCCTGTCCTGCCCCCAGAGGGGGTGGAATACCTGGAAGCACTGTTCGGGGGAACCCCGGTGGGTATCTGCGTGCTCGATACGGAGCTGCGCTATCTGTACGTCAACCCCGCCCTCGAAGAGATGAACGGCATTCCGGCGGCCCAACATCTCGGCCGCACCGTGGAGGACATCCTTCCGGAGCTGAACGTGCCCACGGACCTGCTGCGCGGGGCACTGGCCGACGGCCGGGCCCGTGAGGTGACGTCCAACGGCCGTACGCCCTCGTCGGACCATCCCGGGCTGCGGTTCTGGCAGGGCGCCTGTCACCGCGTCGAACAGGGCGGGGAGGTCCGCGGGCTCGTCCTGATCATGCTGGAGGTGCTGACGCCGCGCCGCCGGCACGTGGAGTACGAAAGGGTCAGCCGACATCTGACGATGCTCGACACGGCGGCGAACCTGATCGGTACGACCCTGGACATGGACACCACCTGCGGTGAGCTGGCCGATTTCGTGGTCCCCGAACTCGCCGACGTGGCGACCGTCGAGGTGTTCACACCGGAGATCGGCCAGTCGGTGCGGCCTCCGCCCGCCGGGGTGGTCCGGCTGCGCAGAGCGGGAATGACGGCGGTACCGGGTCTCGCGGAGGCGGTGCGGCAGTTCGGGGAACCGGGGCAGTACGCCGACTACCAGGAGGGCGGAGCCATCCCGCGCTGCCTGGAGACGAACCAGCCGGTCCTGGAGAACATCACCACCGACGCCCAGCTGACCGCGTCCGCGCCGACCCCCGAGCGCGTCGCTGTCTACCGCGCGCTCGGCTTCCACTCCGTATGCATCGTGCCGCTCACCTCCCGGGGCCGGCCGCTGGGCTGCCTGGCGCTCGTACGGGCCGGGGACTCACCGTCCTTCACCGAGCAGGACGTGGTGGTCGCAAAGGAGCTCGCGGTCCGGGCCGCCGTCGACCTCGACCACGCCCGCCGCTACACACGTGAGCACGGCATCGCCCTGGAACTCCAGCGCGCACTGCTCTCCGAACCGCGCGAACCCCACCCGCACATCGAGGTCGCCACCCGCTATCTGCCGGTCGGCCAGGGCGCGGAGGTCGGCGGCGACTGGTTCGACGTCGTGCCCCTGTCGGGCGACCGCCACCTGAAGGTCATGGGCGATGTGATGGGGCACGGGGTCGACGCGGCTGTGGCGATGAGCCACTACCGGTCCATGGTGCGGCTCCTCGCCCAGGACGACCTGCCGCCGCACATCATCCTGGAGCGGCTCGACCTGATGGTGGAGAAGGCGGGCATCGACCGGGCCGCCACCTGTCTGCTGGCGGTCGTGGACCGCTTCCGGGGAGAGTGCCAGGTGGCCAGCGCCGGTCATCTGCCGCCGGTGTTCATCGACCGCGGAGCGGGCGCCGTGATCGCCGACATACGGGTCGGACCGCCGCTCGGCACAGGGCTCGGCGGCTACGAGACGATCTCGCTGCCCTGTGGTCCTGGAACCGTGCTGTTCATGTACACCGACGGCCTGGTGGAGCGGAGGGACGAGGACATCGACGTGTCCGTCGGCCGGCTGGCGAGCCTGCGGCTCCCGGTCGGCGGGACCCTGGAGGGCCTGCTCGACGAGGTGCTCGACCGGTTCGGCCGGGACGCGACGGACGACATCGCGGTCCTCGCGTCCCGGATCCGCTCGGGGCAGCCGCAGGTGTAG
- a CDS encoding extracellular solute-binding protein, whose translation MSGAMARRRFLALGGGLTLAGGLSACSSPLASGLTGSQPNTADVIFWNLFTGGDGANMTLMENAFRTAHPGTTVEATILGWGNPYYTKLALATASGTPPDVGISHLSRLPLLAAAGLLEPVAETGVTELGVTPDRFTPAAWKKATVNGTAYAVPLDTHPFVLFYNVDLAKKAGLLNAAGDGLKPMKGRAAFTDAVKAMQEAGAQYGAAMSITADPSTAWRWFSMIYSGLAGPVVTGSGTTIDIDTEAMQETFDFMQGLTRTGLMPKSLNGSGANALFSTGKAGFLFDGEWQIPSYRLVKGLHFNVVPFPALLGPEPVAYADSHALVVPRNPKRSPARTAHAAQFIKSLLDNSATWAHGGHVPAWLPSQRSKAFLGQSPQRNYVQAAFNARYDPVAWYTGAGSDFQNTVGATVIEVLAGRLGPKKAVGAMRADLKRYTTARPPVTMK comes from the coding sequence ATGAGCGGAGCGATGGCGCGCCGGCGCTTCCTGGCTCTCGGCGGCGGCCTGACCCTGGCCGGCGGGCTGTCCGCGTGCTCATCCCCGCTGGCCTCCGGCCTGACGGGCTCCCAGCCCAACACCGCCGACGTCATCTTCTGGAACCTGTTCACCGGCGGCGACGGCGCCAACATGACGCTGATGGAGAACGCCTTCCGCACGGCGCACCCCGGCACGACAGTGGAAGCGACCATCCTGGGCTGGGGAAACCCGTACTACACCAAGCTGGCGCTTGCGACGGCGAGCGGCACCCCGCCCGACGTCGGCATCTCCCATCTGTCCCGGCTGCCGCTGCTCGCGGCCGCGGGCCTGCTGGAGCCGGTGGCCGAGACGGGCGTCACCGAACTGGGCGTCACACCCGACCGGTTCACCCCGGCGGCCTGGAAGAAGGCCACCGTGAACGGCACGGCGTACGCGGTGCCGCTGGACACCCACCCGTTCGTGCTCTTCTACAACGTCGACCTGGCGAAGAAGGCCGGCCTGCTCAACGCAGCCGGTGACGGGCTGAAACCGATGAAGGGCCGGGCCGCCTTCACCGACGCGGTGAAAGCGATGCAGGAGGCGGGCGCGCAGTACGGCGCCGCGATGTCCATTACCGCCGACCCGTCCACCGCCTGGCGCTGGTTCAGCATGATCTACTCCGGGCTCGCGGGCCCCGTCGTCACCGGCTCCGGCACCACGATCGACATCGACACCGAGGCGATGCAGGAGACGTTCGACTTCATGCAGGGCCTGACCCGGACCGGCCTGATGCCGAAGAGCCTCAACGGGTCGGGGGCGAACGCCCTGTTCAGCACGGGCAAGGCGGGGTTCCTCTTCGACGGGGAGTGGCAGATCCCCTCGTACCGGCTCGTCAAGGGCCTTCACTTCAACGTGGTGCCGTTCCCCGCGCTGCTCGGGCCGGAGCCGGTGGCGTACGCGGACTCGCACGCGCTCGTCGTCCCGCGCAATCCGAAGCGCTCCCCCGCACGGACCGCGCACGCGGCGCAGTTCATCAAGAGCCTGCTGGACAACAGCGCCACCTGGGCACACGGCGGCCATGTGCCGGCCTGGCTGCCCAGCCAGCGCAGCAAGGCGTTTCTCGGGCAGTCGCCACAACGCAACTACGTACAGGCGGCGTTCAACGCCCGGTACGACCCTGTCGCCTGGTACACCGGCGCCGGTTCGGACTTCCAGAACACCGTGGGTGCCACCGTCATCGAGGTACTCGCGGGACGGCTCGGCCCGAAGAAGGCGGTCGGCGCCATGCGGGCGGATCTGAAGCGCTACACCACGGCCCGACCACCGGTCACGATGAAGTAG
- a CDS encoding carbohydrate ABC transporter permease, which translates to MTTVASTRPARRPAPVRAARGRPPRSDRRAGLLLSTPFLVVYLLFLGGPLLMGIVLSFFNTTTVKDGLGDWVGVSNYSQVLRDSLFWDAMWHSVLFTLITTPLLVALALLFAILASRIRRGRVFYRLAFFAPYVVPSSVVALIFLWMYTPQVGLLPKLFGAVGLPVPDFIGSTSGGWTAVILMTLWWTFGFNFVLYTAAIQDVPPDVYEAAAIDGASPWQQIRLITVPLLRPTTGLVLILQVLASLKVFDQIYLLLSGGPDQSTRPVIEYIYDTGFTSYRGGYGAAATMVYFVIIVAISTAWYALRRRSTAPAAPRTAPLPERRTP; encoded by the coding sequence ATGACGACCGTCGCCTCGACGCGGCCGGCCCGGCGCCCCGCACCCGTACGGGCGGCGCGCGGCCGGCCGCCCCGCTCCGACCGGCGGGCGGGCCTGCTGCTCAGTACCCCGTTCCTGGTCGTCTACCTGCTGTTCCTGGGCGGCCCGCTGCTGATGGGCATCGTGCTGAGCTTCTTCAACACGACCACGGTGAAGGACGGCCTCGGCGACTGGGTGGGAGTGTCCAACTACTCCCAGGTGCTGCGGGACTCCCTCTTCTGGGACGCCATGTGGCACTCGGTGCTGTTCACCCTGATCACCACCCCGCTGCTGGTGGCCCTGGCGCTGCTGTTCGCCATCCTCGCGTCCCGGATCCGGCGGGGCAGGGTCTTCTACCGGCTGGCGTTCTTCGCGCCGTACGTGGTGCCGTCGTCCGTGGTCGCCCTGATCTTCCTGTGGATGTACACACCCCAGGTCGGCCTGCTCCCCAAGCTGTTCGGCGCCGTCGGCCTGCCGGTGCCCGACTTCATCGGCAGCACGTCGGGCGGCTGGACCGCGGTGATCCTCATGACGCTGTGGTGGACGTTCGGCTTCAACTTCGTGCTCTACACGGCCGCGATCCAGGACGTCCCGCCGGATGTCTACGAGGCCGCCGCGATCGACGGGGCGAGCCCCTGGCAGCAGATCCGGCTGATCACCGTGCCGCTGCTGCGCCCGACCACCGGGCTGGTGCTGATCCTCCAAGTGCTGGCCTCGCTGAAGGTCTTCGACCAGATCTATCTGCTTCTCAGCGGCGGGCCGGACCAGTCGACGCGGCCGGTCATCGAGTACATCTACGACACCGGATTCACCTCCTACCGGGGTGGTTACGGCGCCGCCGCCACCATGGTCTATTTCGTCATCATCGTCGCGATCTCGACAGCCTGGTACGCGCTGCGCCGCCGGTCCACGGCCCCGGCCGCGCCCCGCACCGCACCGCTGCCCGAGCGGAGGACCCCTTGA
- a CDS encoding glycoside hydrolase family 2 protein, which yields MRASEQEGTYPRPLMCREQWNSLDGTWDFGYDDADAGEREAWFSGDAAGGFDREITVPFPPEAPASGIGETAPHPIVWYRRSIAHGTLVPADASPGGRTLIHFGAVDHRARVWLDGRLVAEHVGGQTPFTADVTDAMRPDATEHILVVRAEDDPADLSVPRGKQDWQERPHAVWYERTTGIWQSVWTETVPAQHITDLAWIPDPQRGVVAEIVLARPLPRPLTIDIVLRAGDRVLAETSTVTTGRRTRIEIAIAALRNGIDREALWWTPESPTLVDARVTVRDLGTPAATDTTAGTDTAGAADTVDSYLGLRSAGVGAGAFLLNDRPCYVRSVLNQGYRPRTLLASSGTGELRREVELIKAMGFNAVRVHQKAEDPRFLYWADRLGLLVWGETGAAYEFGTDAVELLTREWLDLVRRDRSHPSIVTWVPVNESWGLSDMAHDPAQQQYSMALAALTRALDPTRPVLSNEGWEHTDSDILGVHDYTSDAGLLKERYGDAAGFAAVLAGGGPQGRVVSLSERQNERFEAGEAPLMITEFGGLSLAGGDDDFFYTQTSSDTQYAELLGALFGELRKSPLVAGFCYTQFMDTAQETNGLLFPDGTPKLPLETIRGIVTGVTGVAGGEKPTDAEGSAGVWPGR from the coding sequence GTGAGGGCGAGTGAGCAGGAGGGCACGTATCCGAGGCCGCTCATGTGCCGTGAGCAGTGGAACAGCCTGGACGGCACCTGGGACTTCGGATACGACGACGCCGACGCGGGTGAGCGCGAGGCGTGGTTCTCCGGTGACGCCGCCGGCGGATTCGACCGGGAGATCACCGTTCCCTTCCCGCCCGAGGCACCCGCTTCCGGCATAGGCGAGACCGCGCCGCACCCGATCGTCTGGTACCGCCGCAGCATCGCCCACGGGACGCTGGTCCCCGCCGACGCTTCCCCGGGCGGCCGGACACTGATCCACTTCGGTGCGGTCGACCACCGCGCCCGGGTCTGGCTGGACGGCCGGCTGGTGGCCGAACACGTCGGCGGGCAGACGCCGTTCACCGCCGACGTGACCGACGCGATGCGGCCGGACGCCACCGAGCACATACTCGTCGTACGTGCCGAGGACGACCCGGCCGACCTCTCTGTCCCGCGCGGTAAGCAGGACTGGCAGGAGCGGCCGCACGCCGTCTGGTACGAGCGGACCACCGGGATCTGGCAGAGCGTCTGGACCGAGACGGTCCCCGCCCAGCACATCACCGACCTCGCCTGGATCCCCGACCCGCAGCGTGGAGTCGTGGCCGAGATCGTTCTCGCCCGGCCGCTGCCCCGGCCGCTCACGATCGACATCGTGCTCCGCGCCGGCGACCGAGTACTGGCCGAGACCTCCACCGTGACCACCGGCCGCCGTACCCGGATCGAGATCGCGATCGCCGCCCTGCGCAACGGCATCGACCGGGAGGCGCTGTGGTGGACCCCTGAGTCGCCCACCCTGGTGGACGCCCGGGTCACCGTGCGCGACCTCGGAACGCCCGCGGCCACCGACACCACCGCCGGCACCGACACCGCAGGCGCCGCCGACACCGTGGACAGCTATCTGGGCCTGCGCAGCGCGGGCGTAGGGGCCGGCGCCTTCCTCCTCAACGACCGACCCTGCTACGTGCGTTCCGTACTGAATCAGGGTTACCGCCCGCGTACCCTGCTCGCCAGCAGCGGTACCGGCGAACTGCGCCGCGAGGTCGAGCTGATCAAGGCGATGGGCTTCAACGCGGTCCGGGTGCACCAGAAGGCGGAGGACCCGAGGTTCCTGTACTGGGCCGACCGGCTCGGCCTGCTCGTCTGGGGCGAGACCGGCGCGGCGTACGAGTTCGGCACGGACGCCGTCGAACTGCTCACCCGTGAGTGGCTGGACCTGGTACGGCGCGACCGCAGCCACCCGTCGATCGTCACCTGGGTGCCCGTCAACGAGAGCTGGGGCCTCTCCGACATGGCGCACGATCCGGCGCAGCAGCAGTACTCGATGGCCCTGGCCGCCCTGACCCGGGCCCTGGACCCGACGCGCCCGGTGCTGTCCAACGAGGGCTGGGAGCACACCGACAGCGACATCCTGGGCGTCCACGACTACACCAGCGACGCGGGCCTGCTGAAGGAACGCTACGGAGACGCGGCGGGCTTCGCGGCGGTACTGGCGGGCGGCGGCCCGCAGGGCCGAGTGGTCTCCCTCTCGGAGCGGCAGAACGAGCGCTTCGAGGCGGGTGAAGCGCCGCTGATGATCACGGAGTTCGGCGGGCTCTCGCTGGCGGGTGGGGACGACGACTTCTTCTATACGCAGACCAGTTCCGACACCCAGTACGCGGAACTGCTCGGTGCACTTTTCGGCGAACTGCGGAAGAGCCCGCTGGTCGCGGGCTTCTGCTACACGCAGTTCATGGACACCGCCCAGGAGACGAACGGCCTGCTCTTCCCGGACGGCACCCCCAAACTGCCGCTGGAGACGATCCGCGGGATCGTCACGGGGGTCACGGGGGTCGCGGGCGGGGAGAAGCCGACGGATGCGGAAGGCTCTGCGGGGGTCTGGCCCGGGCGGTAG